The proteins below are encoded in one region of Virgibacillus dokdonensis:
- a CDS encoding class I SAM-dependent methyltransferase produces MSKEFWDESFSENEFVYGKTANAFIRSMNEMLAAGLKVACFAEGEGRNAVYLAECGHHVTAYDQSTVGLKKTTQLAQEKDVAVQTVVKDLTTESVPVQQYDAAFMVFGHVPREKQVFFINNMLNSLKTGGYLLFEVYSEDQLAYKSGGPKEKSMLYRPVDMLNWLDGHKWIHFYYGEAERHEGKRHSGLCHVVQVAVQKTAR; encoded by the coding sequence ATGTCAAAGGAATTTTGGGATGAAAGTTTCTCAGAAAATGAGTTTGTGTATGGCAAAACAGCAAATGCGTTTATTCGTTCCATGAATGAGATGCTTGCAGCAGGTTTGAAAGTAGCCTGTTTTGCAGAAGGGGAAGGTAGAAATGCGGTATATTTAGCAGAATGTGGGCATCATGTAACAGCATATGATCAATCCACGGTAGGGCTTAAAAAAACAACCCAACTAGCTCAAGAAAAAGATGTAGCTGTTCAAACCGTAGTTAAAGACCTTACCACAGAAAGCGTACCTGTGCAACAATATGACGCTGCTTTTATGGTGTTTGGGCATGTTCCTAGAGAAAAGCAAGTCTTTTTTATTAATAATATGTTGAACTCGCTCAAAACGGGTGGCTATCTCCTATTCGAAGTTTACTCGGAGGATCAATTAGCATATAAAAGTGGAGGGCCAAAGGAGAAATCGATGTTATATCGTCCTGTAGATATGTTGAACTGGTTAGATGGTCATAAATGGATTCATTTTTATTATGGAGAGGCCGAACGACATGAAGGAAAGAGACACTCAGGTCTGTGCCATGTTGTGCAAGTAGCCGTTCAGAAAACAGCTCGGTAG